Genomic segment of Mastomys coucha isolate ucsf_1 unplaced genomic scaffold, UCSF_Mcou_1 pScaffold5, whole genome shotgun sequence:
AACAGAATATAGAAATAGCCTCACCCTTTTACCCAGCTCCAGCTCCTCTTTCCTACTGGGATGACCTCCACAGATCTCACAAAGCTGAGAGGAGCCCACTGCTGccccagattcctggcctggcaACAGACACACCTAGCACGCATCTGCACTGATGGAGCAGAAGCAGAACCCCCAAGGCTTCACAGTAGAGATTGCTTTGACTCTACTGCAGGTGAGAATGGAGAACTGAGAAGTTCCAGGCTGGGTAGAAATGAGGTGAAGTGACCAGTGTGGATGTGCTGTACATACCATGTAGGGGAGCATGGGGAGTAGAGAGGACAAGCCTGTGCCTCTTGTTTCCAGTATAAGAGCAATCTGGTAATAGCGTGGCCAGCCCAGCAACAGCCCTGAGCTGTCCTGAGGTTAGCTTTCATCTGGAAGATCATCTTAGCATGGAAAGGGGGCCCATGAAAGCCTCAACCAAAGTGGCCCCCAGGCCAATGCTGTCCTGAGAGACATAGGTCCCAAGAGCCAGGAAATATCTCAGGCTGGGTGCCTAGGGTGAGGACAGGGAAGAGCTATTCTGCCAGCTGAAGAACTACCCAAGAGAATTTCCAACCCTCAGGAAGCTGGGCTCCACCCAAATCCACTCACATCAGCCACAGGAACCAGGGCATTGGCCAGCTGTCCAATTCGGTTATTGCTGTGGAGCCAAGAGAGCAGCAGCAAGCCGAGGGCCACATCCAGGAGCACAGAAACCAGCATGTTGGCCTTCCTGGAAGGAAAGTCAAGGAAAGCACAGGTAGACACAGGCTGTGACCTGAGAGGGGCCTGCCTGGAGGCACAATGCAGAGTGGAGGTGAAGAAGAGGATGGGCCACCCCACCCTTCCTTTTGTAGAAAACCATACCTCATCAGCTGCGTGGGACTCTGGGCTTTCTCAGTGCTGAAGATGAGTGAGAGGTGCTTCAGCCGGTGCCGGAGCTGCtcacaagtggagagcttgcttCTGATGAAGGGAAGGGGCCACAGCTTCCACAGCCTGGGGAGAATATGAGAGCTGAGACTGACATCCCTCACTCTGGAGAGAAGACCCAGAGCCACTCACTCTGAGCCCTTTGGTTCTACCTCAAAGCTCAGCAGACATAAAACCCAACAGAGCCAAGCAAGGATGCGTAGGTGCGAAAGGCACAGCACCttcctcacccccaaccccaactgTGCTTACTGCTGCTACAGAGCTGGACCCTCGCAGAGCCTCAGCATACCTGAGCTCACCAGCCAGTGCAAAGATCAAGAGAGCTGAAAAgatagtcaggcatggtggtgcatgcctttaatcccaggactcaggaggctgaggcagacagatctcaagtccaaagccagcttggttaagcctcccctcccctcaaaagATGGCTTAAAAAgtagagggggaggagggattaGGTCATCTCCCATCCACCCAAGACTTGCTCTGCCTACTAGATGGTAACCCAGCTCAGCAAGGTTCTCCTGGTCTTTCCAGTAAGACTGAATTCCTCACAAAGGAAGCATTGAGACATTTCCACAGAGGCTCTTATAGTAAGAGATGTCTTCAagccaaggaagaagaaaatgccttatagcaaTTGGGCTGCACTCATGTGAAACAGGAGAGTGGGGTCAAGGAGCAAAaaaagtagcagcagcagcaggagacaggagagaccCAAGGGCTCCTGGGATGTGCAGAGCTGTGTGTAATCTCAGAAGGAAAAAGCATGACACGACTCTGGAAGGTTTAAAGACCTCTCTGCCACAGTGCAACTAGGAATCAATTCCAAGAACTGTACTCAGCAGAGCCTTCCCTTTAAATAGCCAACCACAGTGACCATCACTGGGTACATGAAACTCCAAAGTCCAAGGTCAGTCCTTCACGGCCCAGACTCCACACCCGTGGGGGGGTTTAGAAGGGCACAAAGTcatgaaaggcagagaagagcttTATTCTGCGATGATAGCCTCGCCTATACACCAGCACTGAGAAGTGCTGACCTTTGCTTGATGGGCAGGCTGGTGCCTGCATTCATTCAGTACAAAAGCATCTCTTCATCTTTCTTGAGTCTCTTGAGAGGATAAGAAAAACTAAGGACCTTCTCTGACGTAATGGCGCCTAGGCCAACACATCCCTTCACCTTAGTTATAAGGCTGTCCCAAAAGTCTACACCATACATCAATACCCAGCAGCCCCTACAACCTAACGTGTATCCCTAGAGTTACCCCGGGCTCCCTTTCTGGAACAGTAGTCTAATGTCACCAGAGCCCCTGGAAAAGGCAAGCCAGGTCCACACTAGACACCAGTCTGTAGATCTAAAGGGAGGGAGAGCTAGAGAACACTACAGCTGTTCCTTAAGGGCAGAAGCACCAAGGGAACATCATCTTAAGCTGGAGATAGAGCTCATCTGGTAGACTGTTTGTCCAGTACTATGATGGTACACAtttgatcccagctctctggTGGCAGAGGGAAGTGAATCTATGAGTTGCaaaccatcctggtctacatagagttttcaggatagccaggactacataatgcCACACTGCCtcaaaatagatagatgatagatagatagatagatagatagatagatagatagatagatagatgatagataggtaggtagatggatatagatgatggatagatggatagataaaatgatagatagatgatagatatatggatagagatagatagatagatagatagatagatagatagatagatgatagatagatgatagatgagtGGTAAAGGTCATatttggctacacagcaagtttgtgCCCAGCTTGAGATATATAAAAACCCTGTcttgcgcacacctttaatcccagcacttgggaggcagaggcaggcggatttctgagttcgaggccagcctggtctacagagtgagtcccaggacagccagggctacacagagaaaccatctccaaaaaaacaaaaaaacaaaaaaacaaaaaaacaaaaagcaaaaacaaaacccctgtctTAATTTTAGAGAGATAGTTGAGGgttaaaaacacagagagagagagacagacagacagaagagatcTCTCTGGGAGAAAAGGGCTCCTAGAGCTTCATTCCTTATTCACAAGCTAAACTAAAAGAGCCTAGTGTTTCCCAGCCTTCTGAGGACTTGGGGACTTTTCCAAACTGCTCACCAGGCTAGCAACCCATGATCTTAGAGACCCTGGGTGGGTACCACCACTCCAAGCATCTGGCTGGTCTGGAGAGGAACTGCATTAGCACCTGAAGCCAGCTGTGGGAACACAGGAAAGAAGGGGAGTGGGCAGCTCTGTGTCCTCACAAGTCAACCCAGGCAAGGCAGATattagcctttaatcccagaggcagagtttgagggtagcctggtccacacagtgagttctaggccagccaaggctatatagctGAGAACCTATCTCAAGCACAAAAAACTAGTAAGATAAGCTGAAGAGATGATGCAGTGATttggagcacttgttgctcttataaAGACaagggtttaattcccagcacccacatgatggctcagaaccATTTATAACCTCAGTTCCAGATCTGACCCTCTCTTCTGACTAAGGATGCACGTAATACATAAATGCtgacaaacattcatacatacaattttttttttttgagacagcatttctctaaTAGGCCTGGCCATCCTGGACTTgatttgtacaccaggctggccttgaattcagagcgatctgcctgcctctgcctcccaagtgctgggattaaaggtgtgcacctccactgcctggctacttgtaatttttttttttttttgtttttcgagacagggtttctctgtgtagccctggctgtcctggaactcactctgtagaccaggctggccttgaactcagaaatctgcctgcttctgcctcccaagtgctgggattaatgggattaaaggcatgcagctttgtaaatttttttttaagtgtgataACCCAGTTTTGTGTTCACCAGATTTCTCTCTATGGTGCTTAAACTGTCTGTGATTCATTCTAACTGGACGGGCGTCACACAGTCAGTCTCCAGGAATAGCAGCAGCCTCTGAGATGCAAAGGGAGGCAAGAGGAGAACTGGGCCCCAGGAACATGAGCCTCAGGATGGGCCCTCTGGCTCTCAATGCCACTACACACTGAAGGGAGAGCCTGTGGTTCTCAAGGAACCAATTTCTTGATCTATCTTTCCTGTGTGAGGCACCTACCGGCAAGCACTGGCTGCTGAGATCAGGGACAgcagagaagccagcagcaggcagacaggcccAGAGGCCCGCTTTGCCAACTCCACAAGTATACTGGCTTCCACTCCCTCTGATTGCCAGTGGCTCAGGCGTACGGGTCCTTCATCAAACTGGTCATTTCGGAAGAGCACCTCACTGCGTGCCACTGTGTCAAAGATGTCAGCTAGGCCTCCAGTGCTGGCTGTGGTGTCTCCAATCTGGCAGTCAGGCAGGACCGGAGGTTGATGCAGCCAGGAGAGCAGCAGCTTGCGCTGGTCATAGAAAATGAGCATGACCTGGTCTTCAGTGGGTGTGTCCAGAGTGTTAGACATCTGATGGTAAGTGGCCTTACAGCTCCAGAATCTGGTACCCCTCTCCCGGCATAGCTGCAGCCAGGGATCATGGGAGAAGATGGCACACAGGCCCTCTAGGAAATTCCCCAGGCTCTCTTCCGGTTCCTGCTGACGGTGGCACCAGGTGCCTAGCACAGCCACTTGCACTTGGCTGGCCTTCTGCACCTGGGCCAGGAGCTCCTTGACTTGGATGGGGATGAAGGGAAAGTGCaccacagccaggatcacagcaCTACTCTGTCCTGGGACCCAGCGTCCCACCAATAGGCCACTGTCTGCCGAGGCACAGCATGTGGGGAAGAAGGCCTTGAGCACCATTCTGGGGGCCCTGCAAGAGATGAGAAAGTATTGGTTTAGAGCTGCTGTGGCTGGCAGCACGGTGCCTGCAAGATGCTGTACCACGCTTATGGACCATTCACCTAGCCACAGGTTGGGAAAGCACAGTTCTGGATTGGGTGGGTCATGGCTATGCatctcccagggactgaactcttCCAATCACTGCCCCAAGAAGCTCACGTTCCAAGGCAAGCAGCCCGAAGCAGGGCAGAGTGAGGCACTCCACAAATACTGTTGACTGACAGCAGTGTGGGGCTGAGCCTGAGACTTAAGGAGAAAGGCCTCCTTATGAGTGTCATATGGGCATGTACACAAATAACTTTAACAAGCCAGAAGTCAACCAGCTGTGCAACGCACACATGTAATTCCAGCAGtgaagaggtggaggcaggagtgccagttcaagaccagccttcaaaagaaggggttgggggagatggCTTTTAACTATTGTCTCAGTGCTAAGGAGGCTAAAGCAGaaagatcactgagttcaagaccagctaggCCTACACATGAATTTCAGGGAAGCCTGGCATACAAaataaggccctgtctcaaacagcaaCAAACTGGATTTACGTAAGCAAgagttaaatttatttatttatttatttatttatttatttatttatttacttatttattttttagacagagtttctctgtgtagccctggctgtcctcgaactcagaaatccgcctgcctctgccctccaagtgctgggattaaaggtgtgcgccaccactgactggcaaAAGTTAAAATCTTAAaacttgggactggagaggttTAGAGCTttcgttgctcttgcagaggacctgagtttgagtcccagcacccatacggtggttcacaaccatccataactccagttctagcagATCTGGCACATGTGTGGTtacacatacatacgtgcaggcaaaacctcatatacataaatttaaaaaggtatTAAGCCTATTTTAGAGGGCCAGGGATGTTTTTCAAtggtagtgtgcttgcctagcatggccAACATTCTAAATCTGATCTCAAACACCACcaaataaccaaaaataaaaataacagtgaaCCAAACAAACTTGTTTTGTGGCTCAGGAGAACTGGATGCACACTGGTCCTAAGGCTGAGTGCAAGGCCCCTGCTTAAAGgagcctctcttcttcctgtaaCAGGGAACATGTCCTCCTGCTGCTGAAAactcaccaatccctgagctAGGGTTTGAAATCCCATCAATTCCCACCCTGGAAAACGtggtccccccaccccaagaaatCCTATATAAAATTGCCTCCCACTCAGTTTTCTGCTATTTCTGGCCCAAGCAGAGGTAGCCACCATCTTGTGTCTTTCCCAGTAAAGCTCTTGTGTGAGGCTTGTGGTGTGGCTTTGTGCTGTCGCTTGGCTCCAGACTGCCAGGATacctttcccctcagagctgtaactcagagactcagtctcaaaaaggAAGTAAAGGGGTGGGAGGTGTAGCTCTGTGgtagctctgctctgctctgccctctgcTCACCTGAGGTACCTCTGGAATCCTTGGCAGACACCTCAAGACGGGGCTCCCAGCAGAGCAGGATTTCTCTCCGTGAGAGAATATCAACACATTTCCTCTGAGGGAACACCAGCCCTCCTGACCTCTCAGGCTCTTGGTGTGAGCATCAAGAGCTACCACAGCAACTACAAATCCTTTACTCTGTGGCGCACTACACCTTTCCTTCCACAGAAAGGCGTGATTGGAGATTGTGGGTCCCCTTAACTTGTGCCTGCTGAACTGAACTGTTGAGTGTTTGGCAAGCTTCAGGCGCCTACACATGCCTTTAGGGTGAAGGGCACAGCAACCATGAGCAAGGACCCCCATTTTTGGATCCTTTCCAGAGGGAGGCCCAGATCTTGGGCTGAAGCCCAGCTTCCTGGTCTAGTGTTCACACAAAACAATTGGAGATGAGGGGACAGACAGTAACACAAGTGGTAGCTGTCTCATAGACAAATGCCCAGATGCAGCTGTTCCCTTCCTGCAGGTATTCCAGCCCAAAGAAGCCTTCACATGAACATGgcaaagctttttgtttttgtgatactGAGGATTAGACCGAGGGTCTCATATGAACTGTAACCCAGCCCAATGCTGAGAGGACTAATGGGACCCAGCCCTGTAGGACTTCCAAATGCGGATGCTGACTAAAAGGACAGCCCAAGCCTGGGAAAGCCATTCCCAGGTGGGTCAAGAAAAGAAGCCTCAGGAAACCTCTCCATAGAACTCCAAGTCAGAAGTCTCCAGTAAAACAGACTCCAAAGTACCCGGAAGAAGTGTCCATGGAGAAAACCTGACGCCCAACACCAGGCCGAGCTAAATCCCCAGAGCCAGTGTCAAGAACCAGTTTCTCTGGTCTCTTCAGTAGGAACTGTCTCCAGAAAACCAT
This window contains:
- the Pigq gene encoding phosphatidylinositol N-acetylglucosaminyltransferase subunit Q, with the protein product MVLKAFFPTCCASADSGLLVGRWVPGQSSAVILAVVHFPFIPIQVKELLAQVQKASQVQVAVLGTWCHRQQEPEESLGNFLEGLCAIFSHDPWLQLCRERGTRFWSCKATYHQMSNTLDTPTEDQVMLIFYDQRKLLLSWLHQPPVLPDCQIGDTTASTGGLADIFDTVARSEVLFRNDQFDEGPVRLSHWQSEGVEASILVELAKRASGPVCLLLASLLSLISAASACRLWKLWPLPFIRSKLSTCEQLRHRLKHLSLIFSTEKAQSPTQLMRKANMLVSVLLDVALGLLLLSWLHSNNRIGQLANALVPVADRVAEELQHLLQWLMGAPAGLKMNRALDQVLGRFFLYHIHLWISYIHLMSPFIEHILWHVGLSACLGLTVALSIFSDIIALLTFHIYCFYVYGARLYCLKIYGLSSLWRLFRGKKWNVLRQRVDSCSYDLDQLFIGTLLFTILVFLLPTTALYYLVFTLLRLLVITVQGLIHLLVDLINSLPLYSLGLRLCRPYRLAAGVKFRVLEKEAGRPLRLLMQINPLPYSYVVHTYRLPSCGCHPKHSWGTLCRKLFFGELIYPWRQREDKQD